From the Vibrio algarum genome, one window contains:
- a CDS encoding ABC transporter ATP-binding protein, with product MSNKSDEKYVQFLKVKKSYDLHNLVVKEFNLNIRKGEFVTLLGPSGSGKTTCLMMLAGFEDVTSGEILVDGQPITNVAPYDRNIGMVFQHYALFPHMTVEENLAYPLKVRKIPADEIETRVAESLALVELELFGKRYPGQLSGGQRQRVALARSLIFEPSIVLMDEPLGALDKNLREQMQFEIKRLHEKIGFTAIYVTHDQTEALTMSDRIAVFDDGVVQQCASPDELYEKPVNAFVADFIGENNHLPASVIQIHGDQAELKLGDGSIVKSMAMNAPDIGEECILAVRPENLFIGEHALENANSIEASFITQLYVGDFIRYFFRLSDKTEVMLKVLNDHQAPRFKRNETARLTWSVNDGLALKP from the coding sequence ATGAGCAATAAAAGTGACGAGAAATACGTACAGTTTCTCAAAGTTAAAAAGAGCTACGACCTGCATAATCTTGTTGTTAAAGAATTTAACCTGAATATCCGAAAAGGAGAGTTTGTCACTCTTTTGGGCCCTTCAGGCTCTGGCAAAACAACGTGTTTGATGATGCTAGCGGGATTTGAAGATGTCACCAGTGGTGAGATTTTAGTGGATGGTCAGCCGATTACCAATGTTGCTCCATACGACAGAAACATTGGCATGGTGTTTCAACACTATGCACTTTTCCCTCACATGACCGTTGAAGAAAACCTTGCTTATCCCCTTAAAGTTAGAAAAATCCCAGCAGATGAAATTGAAACTCGTGTGGCTGAATCACTCGCCTTGGTTGAGCTTGAACTATTTGGAAAACGCTATCCAGGGCAATTATCAGGGGGACAACGTCAACGAGTTGCCCTTGCTCGCTCTCTAATTTTTGAACCTTCTATTGTGCTTATGGATGAACCGCTAGGAGCACTAGATAAAAATCTGCGTGAACAAATGCAGTTTGAGATCAAGCGTCTTCACGAAAAAATTGGATTTACCGCTATCTATGTAACCCACGATCAGACGGAAGCCTTAACCATGTCGGATCGTATCGCCGTGTTTGATGACGGTGTTGTTCAGCAATGCGCGAGTCCGGATGAGTTGTACGAAAAACCGGTTAACGCATTTGTTGCCGACTTTATTGGTGAGAATAATCATCTCCCCGCCAGCGTCATACAGATCCATGGTGATCAAGCTGAACTTAAGCTTGGTGACGGAAGTATAGTGAAATCGATGGCCATGAATGCACCGGATATAGGAGAAGAGTGCATTCTTGCTGTTCGTCCTGAAAATCTATTCATTGGCGAGCACGCTCTTGAGAACGCAAATAGTATTGAAGCTAGTTTTATCACCCAACTCTATGTTGGTGATTTCATCCGCTACTTCTTCCGATTGAGTGATAAAACAGAAGTTATGTTAAAGGTCTTGAACGATCATCAGGCACCGCGCTTCAAACGTAATGAAACAGCAAGGTTGACTTGGTCGGTAAACGACGGGTTAGCCCTTAAACCGTAA